The following are encoded in a window of Flavobacterium cupriresistens genomic DNA:
- a CDS encoding gliding motility-associated C-terminal domain-containing protein codes for MFKNHIKFLYFILFFVFFSFMPSSVFAQCAGNDGNLTVCDIPNPANQSINLYAALGGTPTAGGVWSDDDETGGLNATTGVLNVHLIRQSGIYHYTYTVNGGAGCTDNSATVTVTIGGYSGITSNSTQCSATGSFNLFEAFNGLFLGPQYNGQWFDNTTNKNVDASINITDFEGDYKFTYTMPAIGSCPAVSSSAVITVVRAPKSGEPIRLSLCASDGLSAYTNFDLYTLLKDQDAGGTWSDSNRINTGELTFSGDHFVDMEKIYDRFGEGYFYFTYRVLSPKPICDPEETIVWFRLEKKLDFTGATLTVNTDICETEIATANYSVTIRKGNAVIPNGSYFVQYKVSGPNGGAVEVIANFTNGVLIFPLDSKFFQQVGSFNVSILDIFAFNSSRKCTNIINNLSDDLVVYAIPDLSDAKITPITTCQNESATVQISDAIKITDGTYDLVYNLTGANTATGQIARATFTAGNASFSLPAILNSNAGTAVLTITNISHVISQCANTANLSGDILINPLPATATVRMQIKDVCFGEPVSVQVSGLGTLTDISLSYTVADNTTSTPLTVSLPVSGGNASFVLPSGPATNPGTYTVSITRLTNNITGCGTNITNLSDVFLINAIPVAPSANPQSFCKADGPTIANLQPNGAPYKWYISETATTPLAATYILKSENYYVRETSSAGCTSEPTMIAVTINDSAAPVLNSEGAGFCGLDRPTIADLTNRTNSPLSVVWYDARVNGNVVSSTTPLVENGHYFGFDFESTTGCISENSLEVVVFLTKCDSLENVFIPDGFSPNGDGVNDSFVIQDIDFLYPSYTLQIFNRYGNEMYKGFKNKPGWDGLNYEASGISSGIAPNGVYFYVLYFNKGNKPPKQGRLYLNR; via the coding sequence ATGTTCAAAAATCACATCAAATTCTTATATTTTATATTGTTTTTTGTCTTTTTCTCGTTTATGCCTTCTTCAGTTTTTGCACAATGTGCCGGGAATGATGGTAATCTTACGGTATGTGATATTCCTAATCCTGCTAATCAATCGATTAATTTATATGCAGCATTGGGAGGAACACCAACAGCGGGAGGAGTATGGTCAGATGACGATGAGACAGGGGGATTAAATGCGACAACAGGAGTTTTAAATGTACATCTTATTCGCCAAAGCGGAATTTACCATTATACGTATACAGTTAATGGCGGGGCTGGCTGTACAGATAATTCTGCCACAGTAACGGTAACCATTGGTGGTTATTCGGGGATTACCTCAAATTCAACACAGTGTAGCGCAACCGGCAGTTTTAATCTTTTTGAAGCCTTTAATGGTCTCTTTTTAGGACCACAGTATAATGGACAATGGTTCGATAACACGACCAATAAAAATGTTGATGCTTCAATTAATATTACTGATTTTGAAGGAGATTATAAATTTACCTATACAATGCCCGCCATTGGTAGCTGTCCTGCTGTATCATCATCGGCTGTTATAACCGTTGTCAGGGCACCGAAATCAGGAGAACCAATACGTTTGTCTTTGTGTGCAAGTGATGGTTTGTCTGCTTATACCAATTTTGATCTTTATACATTGCTAAAAGATCAGGATGCAGGTGGAACTTGGAGTGACAGTAACCGCATAAATACAGGAGAATTAACTTTTTCAGGCGACCATTTTGTAGATATGGAAAAGATATACGACCGATTTGGAGAAGGTTATTTTTACTTTACCTATAGGGTTTTATCTCCAAAACCAATTTGCGACCCAGAAGAGACAATCGTATGGTTTAGGCTTGAAAAAAAGCTTGATTTTACAGGAGCTACCCTTACTGTTAATACGGATATCTGTGAAACGGAGATTGCAACGGCAAATTATTCCGTTACAATAAGAAAAGGAAACGCCGTTATTCCCAATGGAAGCTATTTTGTACAATATAAGGTGTCAGGGCCAAATGGAGGAGCGGTAGAGGTAATAGCAAATTTTACTAACGGAGTTCTTATATTCCCATTAGATTCAAAGTTTTTTCAACAGGTAGGAAGCTTTAACGTAAGTATTCTGGATATTTTTGCATTTAATAGTTCCAGGAAATGTACCAATATTATCAATAATTTATCCGATGACTTAGTTGTATATGCGATACCGGATTTAAGTGATGCCAAAATTACACCAATTACAACTTGTCAGAACGAGAGTGCAACAGTGCAGATTTCTGATGCCATAAAAATTACAGACGGAACCTATGATCTTGTTTATAATTTAACGGGAGCCAATACGGCCACCGGACAAATAGCAAGAGCTACATTTACGGCTGGCAATGCGAGTTTTTCGCTTCCGGCTATTTTAAATTCCAATGCGGGTACTGCGGTATTAACGATTACAAATATCAGTCATGTGATTTCTCAATGTGCCAATACTGCTAATTTGAGTGGTGATATTTTGATAAATCCATTACCAGCTACAGCAACAGTAAGAATGCAAATTAAAGACGTTTGTTTTGGAGAGCCTGTTTCTGTTCAAGTTAGTGGACTAGGAACTTTAACAGATATTTCATTATCGTATACTGTAGCAGATAACACCACTTCTACACCGTTAACCGTTAGTTTGCCTGTATCGGGTGGCAATGCAAGTTTTGTACTTCCTTCCGGTCCCGCGACAAATCCGGGAACCTATACTGTTTCGATTACGAGACTGACTAATAATATAACAGGTTGTGGTACCAATATAACCAATTTGTCAGATGTTTTTTTGATAAATGCGATTCCTGTTGCTCCATCGGCAAATCCTCAGTCTTTTTGTAAAGCTGACGGTCCGACAATTGCCAACTTACAACCTAATGGAGCTCCATATAAATGGTATATTTCTGAAACAGCAACTACACCACTTGCCGCAACATACATTCTGAAATCAGAGAATTATTATGTAAGGGAAACTTCCAGTGCCGGTTGTACATCAGAACCAACGATGATTGCGGTTACGATAAATGATTCTGCGGCTCCGGTATTAAATTCAGAGGGAGCAGGTTTTTGTGGACTAGATAGGCCTACGATTGCAGATTTGACTAATCGAACCAATTCACCCTTATCGGTCGTTTGGTATGACGCTCGTGTCAATGGAAATGTAGTGTCATCAACTACGCCATTGGTTGAAAATGGACATTATTTTGGGTTCGATTTTGAAAGTACAACAGGTTGTATTTCGGAGAACAGTCTTGAAGTTGTTGTGTTTTTAACAAAATGTGATTCTTTAGAAAATGTTTTTATCCCTGATGGATTTTCGCCTAATGGAGATGGTGTAAATGATTCTTTTGTAATTCAGGATATCGACTTTTTGTATCCGAGTTATACACTTCAGATTTTCAACAGATATGGAAACGAAATGTATAAAGGATTTAAGAATAAACCGGGTTGGGACGGATTAAATTATGAAGCCAGTGGCATTAGCAGCGGAATAGCACCGAACGGCGTTTATTTTTATGTGCTCTATTTTAATAAAGGAAACAAACCACCAAAACAAGGACGTCTTTATTTAAACAGATAA
- a CDS encoding PorP/SprF family type IX secretion system membrane protein: MKKIILFISFLFYITSVSAQQDPEYTHYMYNMSVVNPAYATGTPAMLNVGGLYRTQWVGAIGAPKTFTFFGHTAVSDKVEVGMSLISDDIGDGAKKENNFYADFAYVLNLGGKNKLSLGLKAGFTSLQTNFNGFLLQSGNANTDLAFAQDVNVTKPNIGVGAYYFRDNLYVGISSPGLLKTKHIEERSGINAFGSENVHTFLTAGYVFQMNDMLKLKPAFMSRFVKGAPIALDLSLNVLYNEKFELGAAYRLDDAVSILANINITPTLRVGYAYDYTLSNLGQFNSGTHEIMLLFDLDLLGKGFDKSPRFF, encoded by the coding sequence ATGAAAAAAATAATACTTTTTATAAGTTTCCTCTTTTATATAACCTCAGTTTCAGCACAGCAAGATCCGGAGTATACGCATTATATGTATAATATGAGCGTCGTAAACCCCGCTTATGCAACAGGTACACCTGCGATGTTGAATGTTGGTGGTTTGTATAGAACACAATGGGTTGGAGCTATCGGTGCTCCAAAAACATTTACCTTTTTTGGACATACAGCCGTGAGTGATAAAGTAGAAGTAGGAATGTCGCTGATCTCTGATGATATTGGAGATGGCGCTAAAAAAGAGAATAATTTTTATGCTGATTTTGCCTATGTCTTAAATTTAGGTGGGAAAAATAAACTTTCACTTGGATTAAAAGCCGGATTTACGTCCTTGCAAACCAATTTTAACGGTTTCTTACTGCAAAGCGGAAATGCCAATACCGATTTGGCTTTTGCTCAAGACGTTAATGTAACCAAACCTAATATAGGAGTAGGTGCTTATTATTTCAGAGATAATTTATATGTAGGAATATCGTCCCCTGGTTTATTGAAGACTAAACATATTGAAGAAAGATCCGGAATAAATGCTTTCGGGTCCGAAAATGTTCATACTTTTTTAACGGCCGGATATGTTTTTCAAATGAATGACATGTTAAAATTAAAGCCAGCCTTTATGTCAAGATTTGTTAAAGGAGCTCCGATTGCTTTAGATCTATCGTTAAACGTTTTATACAATGAAAAGTTTGAGTTAGGAGCAGCTTACCGATTAGATGATGCAGTGAGTATTTTGGCAAATATAAATATTACACCAACCCTTAGAGTAGGTTATGCTTACGACTACACGCTTTCTAATTTAGGACAGTTTAATTCAGGTACCCATGAAATTATGCTGCTTTTTGATTTGGACTTATTAGGAAAAGGGTTTGATAAATCACCAAGATTCTTTTAA
- a CDS encoding OmpA family protein, translating to MKKLLVIIFVFSIQFIKAQDQDLVRAKRFFDKTYYSEAIVLYGKLAVDKPSQEVIKNLADSYYYTNDLIKAQRYYRLLINSYNKDLDREYYYRYAQTLKASNSDDLANAALREYYAKSANAEEAVYFEKELKELENVSAIGNRFEIKNLAINTPNSEFGAVEYKDNLVFAGVKLNPGLFDKKFKWDNETYLNLVAVPTKNSNSKEAVLQYFADELKTGMHESNAVFTKDGKTIYFTRNNSKNGKKRKNEQKISNLQIFKAELVEGKWTNLTALPFNSPNYSVEHPALSADEKVLYFSSDMPGTLGSFDIFSVNINKGAFDTPKNLGPAVNTNKREQFPFVSEDNKLYFSSDGHLGYGSLDVFVSEINGNDYSKPVNIGLPLNSNLDDFSFTISGTKEGYFASNREGGKGSDDIYQFTETKELIVEDCKQFIAGIITDFDTKQVLENATVMLQDSEKKTISTATTAADGKFSFTVGCESSFIVLAFKEKYTNESRAVTSGKTRNASNDASMTLRSIEAIKLEEQQIAENKRKEEQRLAEQKKEKEALAVIALKEAEKKAKAEEIVAAEIKKKEKEDQILKQEKDVVKEKDRLLIKTDPIYFDYNMWYIRKESKVVLGRVVALMKKYPEMVIEIGSHTDSRGNAKFNEELSQKRASSTREFLLESGIEPKRVLAKGYGESIPIVKCKTDDSCTEEQHELNRRSEFVIKNL from the coding sequence ATGAAAAAACTACTCGTTATTATATTCGTATTTTCAATACAGTTTATAAAGGCCCAGGATCAGGATTTGGTAAGAGCCAAACGTTTTTTTGATAAAACGTATTACAGTGAAGCTATCGTATTATATGGAAAACTAGCGGTGGATAAACCGTCTCAGGAAGTGATTAAAAACTTGGCAGATTCTTATTATTACACCAATGATTTGATAAAAGCCCAGCGTTATTACAGACTTTTGATAAATAGCTACAATAAAGATTTAGACAGAGAATATTATTACCGATACGCACAAACATTAAAAGCCAGTAACAGTGACGATCTGGCTAATGCTGCGCTAAGAGAATATTATGCCAAATCAGCCAATGCAGAAGAGGCTGTTTATTTTGAGAAAGAATTAAAAGAACTGGAAAATGTCTCTGCCATCGGGAATCGATTTGAGATTAAAAATTTAGCTATAAATACCCCTAATTCCGAGTTTGGGGCGGTGGAGTACAAAGACAATTTGGTTTTTGCCGGGGTTAAATTAAATCCGGGTCTGTTTGATAAAAAGTTTAAATGGGATAATGAAACCTATTTAAATTTAGTTGCAGTACCAACAAAAAACAGTAATTCCAAAGAGGCAGTGTTACAATATTTTGCAGATGAATTAAAAACCGGAATGCACGAATCGAATGCCGTTTTTACAAAAGACGGCAAAACCATTTATTTTACCCGTAACAATTCGAAAAACGGAAAGAAAAGAAAAAACGAACAGAAAATTTCAAACCTTCAAATTTTTAAAGCCGAATTAGTTGAGGGAAAATGGACAAACTTAACGGCACTTCCGTTTAACAGTCCGAATTATTCCGTTGAACATCCTGCTTTAAGTGCGGATGAAAAAGTACTGTATTTTTCTTCAGATATGCCGGGAACATTAGGGTCTTTTGATATTTTTTCGGTGAACATCAATAAAGGAGCATTTGATACTCCAAAAAACCTTGGACCTGCTGTTAATACCAACAAAAGAGAACAGTTTCCTTTTGTTTCGGAAGATAATAAGCTCTATTTTTCTTCGGACGGTCATTTAGGATATGGATCACTGGATGTTTTTGTTTCAGAAATTAATGGAAATGACTATTCAAAACCGGTAAATATCGGTTTGCCTTTAAACTCTAATTTAGATGATTTTTCTTTTACGATTTCAGGAACTAAAGAAGGTTATTTTGCATCAAACAGAGAAGGAGGAAAGGGGAGTGACGATATTTATCAATTTACCGAAACTAAAGAATTAATTGTAGAAGATTGTAAACAGTTTATTGCGGGAATCATTACTGATTTTGATACAAAACAGGTATTGGAAAATGCAACGGTAATGTTACAAGATTCAGAGAAAAAAACAATAAGTACAGCTACTACTGCCGCAGATGGAAAGTTTAGTTTTACAGTTGGCTGTGAAAGCTCGTTTATCGTTCTGGCATTCAAAGAAAAATACACCAACGAATCAAGAGCGGTAACATCGGGAAAAACCAGAAATGCCAGTAATGATGCTTCGATGACGCTCCGATCCATAGAAGCTATTAAATTAGAAGAACAACAAATAGCCGAAAATAAAAGAAAAGAAGAGCAACGACTGGCTGAACAGAAAAAAGAGAAAGAAGCGTTGGCAGTTATCGCTTTAAAAGAGGCAGAGAAAAAAGCAAAAGCTGAGGAAATTGTAGCGGCAGAAATTAAGAAAAAGGAAAAAGAGGACCAGATTTTAAAACAAGAAAAAGATGTTGTAAAAGAAAAGGACCGATTGCTTATAAAAACCGATCCGATTTATTTTGATTACAATATGTGGTACATTCGTAAAGAGTCCAAAGTAGTTTTGGGCAGAGTTGTTGCCCTGATGAAAAAATATCCGGAGATGGTTATTGAGATAGGTTCCCATACAGATTCGAGAGGAAATGCTAAATTTAATGAAGAATTATCTCAGAAAAGAGCTTCTTCGACCAGAGAGTTTTTATTAGAATCCGGAATTGAGCCCAAGAGAGTACTTGCTAAAGGTTATGGAGAATCAATCCCAATTGTAAAATGTAAAACCGATGATTCCTGCACAGAAGAGCAGCACGAATTAAACAGACGAAGCGAATTTGTGATTAAGAATTTATAA
- a CDS encoding DUF1573 domain-containing protein: protein MKNVATFIVIALFTTIGYTQNGPKIEFAASDNTIDYGKISKGDNGLRSFEFTNTGDAPLLITGAESTVSSIIVTKPAAAILPGKKGKIDVKYNMAAGPIRKTITVETNAVNYPDGRVALKIKGEVL from the coding sequence ATGAAAAATGTAGCCACTTTTATCGTAATCGCATTGTTTACCACAATTGGTTATACGCAAAACGGCCCAAAAATTGAATTTGCAGCCTCGGACAACACAATTGATTATGGAAAAATTTCTAAAGGTGATAATGGACTCCGCTCTTTTGAATTCACCAATACAGGAGATGCACCACTATTGATTACTGGCGCTGAATCTACAGTTAGCTCCATTATTGTTACCAAACCAGCCGCAGCAATTTTACCCGGTAAAAAAGGAAAAATTGATGTAAAATATAACATGGCTGCCGGCCCGATTCGTAAAACAATCACTGTTGAAACTAATGCCGTAAATTACCCTGACGGTAGAGTCGCCCTAAAAATTAAGGGAGAAGTTTTATAA
- a CDS encoding valine--tRNA ligase: protein MTIPAQFDAKTIENKWYDYWMKNNYFHSEPDHRTPYTIVIPPPNVTGVLHMGHMLNNTIQDVLIRRARLKGFNACWVPGTDHASIATEAKVVAKLKAEGINKNDLTREEFLAHAWEWTDKYGGVILDQLKKLGASCDWERTKFTMDPDMSASVIRSFVDLYNKGLIYRGYRMVNWDPEAKTTLSDEEVIYEEQQGKLFFLNYKIEGSEDFLTIATTRPETIFGDTAICINPNDERFTHLKGKNAIVPICGRVIPIIEDEYVDVEFGTGCLKVTPAHDMNDKTLGEKHNLEIVDIFNEDATLNSFGLHYQGKDRFVVRTEIAKELEEIGALAKTEIHLNKVGTSERTKAVIEPRLSDQWFLKMEDLVKPAIQSVLVDGDIKLHPKRFENTYAHWLNNIRDWNISRQLWWGQQIPAYYYGDGKEDFVVAETIEEALALAKEKTSNLKLETKDLRQDVDALDTWFSSWLWPMSVFGGIMDPESEDYKYYYPTNDLVTGPDILFFWVARMIIAGYEYAGEKPFTNVYLTGLVRDKQRRKMSKSLGNSPDPLDLIDTFGADGVRVGLLLSASAGNDIMFDEELCNQGKAFSNKIWNAFKLIKGWEVSETIPQPESSKVAIEWYAAKLQQTLVDIEDNFEKYRISDSLMAIYKLVWDDFCSWFLEMIKPAYQQPIDKKTFDSAIEMLESNLKLLHPFMPFLTEEIWHLIAERTSEEALIVSTWPELKPFDAKLIADFENAMEVISGIRTIRKDKNIPFKDAIELKAVNNDNASTYFDTVITKLGNITALEYVSDKVDGALSFRVKSNEYFIPITGNIDVEAEIAKLNAELVYTQGFLKSVQSKLANEKFVAGAPEKVLANERQKEADALAKIATIEQSLTGLK from the coding sequence ATGACAATTCCAGCACAATTTGACGCTAAAACGATCGAGAATAAATGGTATGATTACTGGATGAAAAATAATTATTTTCATTCAGAGCCAGATCATAGAACGCCTTATACAATTGTAATTCCGCCGCCAAACGTCACAGGAGTCTTGCATATGGGGCATATGCTGAACAATACCATTCAGGACGTTTTAATCAGAAGAGCGCGTCTTAAAGGATTCAATGCTTGTTGGGTTCCCGGAACAGATCACGCATCGATTGCTACAGAAGCAAAGGTTGTGGCTAAATTGAAAGCGGAAGGAATCAATAAAAATGATTTAACACGTGAAGAGTTTTTAGCTCACGCCTGGGAATGGACAGATAAATATGGTGGGGTAATCTTAGATCAGCTTAAAAAATTAGGTGCTTCCTGCGATTGGGAACGTACCAAGTTTACTATGGATCCCGATATGTCTGCATCTGTAATTCGTTCTTTTGTTGATTTGTACAACAAAGGATTAATCTACAGAGGATACCGAATGGTAAACTGGGACCCGGAAGCCAAAACTACTTTGTCTGACGAGGAAGTAATTTACGAAGAACAACAAGGAAAATTATTTTTCTTAAACTATAAAATTGAAGGTTCAGAAGATTTCTTAACGATCGCTACAACCCGTCCGGAAACTATTTTTGGAGATACTGCTATTTGTATCAATCCAAATGACGAACGTTTCACCCATTTAAAAGGTAAAAACGCCATCGTTCCAATTTGCGGAAGAGTAATTCCTATTATTGAAGACGAGTATGTAGATGTGGAGTTCGGAACAGGTTGTTTAAAAGTGACTCCTGCGCACGATATGAACGATAAAACCTTAGGAGAGAAACACAACCTTGAAATCGTTGATATTTTTAATGAAGATGCTACATTAAACAGCTTCGGATTACATTATCAAGGTAAGGATCGTTTTGTTGTTCGTACTGAAATTGCAAAAGAACTGGAAGAAATTGGAGCTTTGGCAAAAACTGAAATCCATTTAAATAAAGTGGGAACTTCTGAAAGAACCAAAGCGGTAATCGAACCAAGATTATCAGACCAATGGTTCTTGAAAATGGAAGATTTAGTAAAACCGGCAATTCAATCAGTTTTGGTTGATGGTGATATTAAATTACACCCAAAACGTTTCGAAAACACTTACGCACATTGGTTAAACAATATTCGTGATTGGAATATCTCTCGTCAATTATGGTGGGGACAACAAATCCCGGCTTATTATTATGGAGACGGAAAAGAAGATTTCGTAGTAGCAGAAACTATCGAAGAAGCTTTAGCGTTAGCTAAAGAGAAAACATCAAACTTGAAACTTGAAACAAAAGATCTAAGACAAGATGTTGATGCTTTAGATACCTGGTTCTCTTCCTGGCTTTGGCCAATGTCCGTTTTTGGCGGAATAATGGATCCTGAAAGCGAAGATTACAAATATTATTATCCAACAAATGATTTAGTAACCGGTCCGGATATTTTGTTTTTCTGGGTAGCGAGAATGATTATTGCAGGTTACGAATATGCCGGCGAAAAACCATTTACCAATGTGTATTTAACCGGTTTGGTACGTGATAAACAACGTCGCAAAATGTCTAAATCATTAGGAAATTCTCCTGATCCTTTAGATTTAATCGACACCTTTGGTGCCGATGGTGTTCGTGTAGGATTACTTTTAAGTGCTTCTGCCGGAAACGATATTATGTTTGATGAAGAATTATGTAATCAAGGAAAAGCATTCTCTAACAAGATTTGGAATGCCTTTAAATTGATAAAAGGATGGGAAGTTTCAGAAACGATTCCACAACCGGAATCATCAAAAGTAGCCATCGAGTGGTATGCAGCAAAATTGCAGCAAACGCTAGTTGACATTGAAGATAACTTTGAGAAATACAGAATTTCTGATTCTCTAATGGCCATTTACAAATTGGTTTGGGATGATTTCTGTTCTTGGTTCCTTGAAATGATTAAACCGGCATACCAACAACCAATCGATAAAAAGACGTTTGACAGCGCTATCGAAATGTTAGAAAGTAACTTAAAGTTGCTTCACCCGTTTATGCCTTTCCTTACCGAGGAAATCTGGCATTTAATTGCTGAAAGAACGTCGGAAGAAGCTTTAATTGTTTCGACCTGGCCGGAATTGAAGCCATTTGATGCAAAATTAATTGCTGATTTTGAAAATGCAATGGAAGTAATCTCGGGAATCAGAACGATTCGTAAAGACAAGAATATTCCGTTTAAAGATGCTATTGAATTGAAAGCGGTAAACAACGATAACGCTTCTACTTATTTTGATACTGTAATAACGAAATTAGGAAATATTACAGCATTAGAATATGTTTCTGATAAAGTAGACGGAGCTTTGTCTTTCCGTGTAAAATCAAACGAATATTTTATTCCGATTACAGGAAATATTGATGTAGAAGCTGAAATTGCAAAATTGAATGCAGAGTTAGTTTATACTCAAGGTTTCTTAAAATCGGTTCAATCTAAGTTAGCAAACGAAAAATTTGTTGCCGGTGCACCGGAAAAAGTTCTGGCTAACGAAAGACAAAAAGAAGCTGATGCCTTAGCAAAAATTGCTACAATCGAGCAGAGCTTAACCGGTTTGAAGTAA
- a CDS encoding APC family permease, with translation MIDSKKNQLKKSLGLSFNIAVLIGGTIGVGILRTPGTIASLLDNYWLIIISWLIGGLYVLLGANSYAELATMLPKAGGSYNYIKRAFGDYAGFLSGWFDYITNVIPPAFYCIVISEYIIILFPDLASYSTAIAISLLLTFVLLHLSGVKNGSAIQQITSFIKVICFVCLLVACFMYSGVKLPAIPKDNSFFQMGLLLGFFKSLQLIIGTYNGWNGVCFFAEENDNPGKDIPRSLYSGVLLVIAIYVLLNVAFFHVLPVETLAKSNLAAADVANIIFGKNGAIIVTVISIFSLISILNAFMMIPPRILYGLSRDGFFVDKGTNVNKGGTPIVALLVSSLFSLILICIGSFEALFSFAAFTSIIVWGLAYLSLLKLRAKEPDLPRPYHSFWYPWSTIIAIIVSLALLIGFIYSDPKSFGIIVIITLISYPLFLILNRIKNK, from the coding sequence ATGATAGATTCCAAAAAAAACCAATTAAAGAAAAGCTTAGGATTAAGTTTTAATATTGCCGTCTTAATTGGGGGAACCATTGGAGTCGGAATTTTACGAACTCCCGGTACAATCGCTTCCTTACTGGACAATTACTGGCTTATTATTATTTCATGGCTCATTGGCGGATTGTATGTGCTTTTAGGGGCAAACTCTTATGCCGAACTGGCCACCATGCTTCCAAAAGCGGGAGGTTCCTACAATTATATCAAAAGAGCATTTGGGGACTATGCCGGTTTTTTATCGGGCTGGTTTGACTATATTACTAATGTAATCCCACCTGCTTTTTACTGTATCGTAATCAGCGAATATATCATTATTTTATTTCCCGATCTGGCCAGTTATTCTACCGCGATTGCGATTTCGTTATTACTTACCTTTGTACTGCTGCATTTAAGCGGTGTAAAAAACGGAAGTGCCATTCAGCAAATCACGAGTTTTATAAAAGTGATTTGTTTCGTCTGTTTATTGGTTGCTTGTTTTATGTATTCGGGAGTAAAATTGCCTGCTATTCCAAAAGACAATTCGTTTTTTCAGATGGGACTTCTGCTTGGTTTTTTCAAATCACTCCAATTGATCATCGGAACTTATAATGGCTGGAATGGCGTTTGCTTTTTTGCAGAGGAAAATGACAATCCGGGTAAAGACATTCCACGTTCGCTATACAGTGGCGTGTTATTGGTAATTGCCATTTATGTTTTATTGAATGTTGCTTTTTTCCATGTACTGCCGGTCGAAACTTTAGCAAAATCTAATTTGGCTGCCGCAGATGTAGCGAACATTATTTTCGGAAAAAACGGTGCTATCATCGTTACCGTTATTTCTATTTTTTCATTAATCAGTATTCTAAATGCCTTTATGATGATTCCGCCAAGAATCTTATACGGACTAAGCAGAGATGGCTTTTTTGTTGACAAAGGAACAAACGTCAATAAAGGCGGAACTCCAATTGTAGCGCTTTTAGTTTCTTCTTTGTTCAGCTTAATTTTAATCTGTATTGGTTCTTTCGAAGCCTTATTTTCGTTTGCAGCCTTTACCTCTATTATTGTTTGGGGACTAGCCTATCTTTCGTTATTGAAACTTAGAGCAAAAGAACCTGATTTACCAAGACCTTACCACTCTTTTTGGTATCCTTGGTCTACTATTATTGCTATTATCGTTTCACTGGCGTTATTAATTGGTTTTATATACAGTGATCCGAAAAGTTTTGGAATTATTGTGATTATCACCTTAATTTCCTATCCTTTGTTTTTGATTTTAAATCGAATAAAAAATAAATAA